Proteins from a genomic interval of Rhodococcoides fascians A25f:
- a CDS encoding citrate synthase, whose amino-acid sequence MPAENDAKATLTYPGGEYSMSIAEASEGNNGIELGKLLATTGYTTLDGGFVNTASTKSAITYIDGDAGILRYRGYPIEQLAGKSSFIEVSYLLIYGELPSADQLETFTDKIRRHTLLHEDLKRFFDGFPRNAHPMPVLSSAVNALSAYYQDSLDPNDPAQVELSTIRLLAKLPTIAAYAYKKSVGQPFLYPDNSKSLVENFLRLTFGFPAEPYEVDPEIVKALDMLLILHADHEQNCSTSTVRLVGSSQANLFTSISGGINALWGPLHGGANQAVLEMLDKIKAEGGDATDFLRRVKNKEDGVKLMGFGHRVYKNFDPRATLVKETAHTILGKLGNGDELLEIALKLEETALTDDYFVERKLYPNVDFYTGLIYRAMGFPPRMFTVLFAMGRLPGWIAHWREQNEDTTGKIGRPRQIYTGYTERDYQDVSSR is encoded by the coding sequence GTGCCCGCTGAGAATGACGCCAAAGCCACCCTCACCTATCCCGGTGGCGAATACTCCATGTCGATTGCCGAGGCTTCCGAAGGCAACAACGGCATCGAGCTGGGAAAGTTGCTGGCCACCACCGGCTATACGACATTGGACGGCGGGTTCGTCAACACCGCATCGACCAAGTCGGCCATCACGTACATCGACGGTGACGCAGGCATCCTGCGCTACCGCGGATACCCGATCGAACAACTTGCGGGCAAGTCGTCGTTCATCGAGGTCAGCTACCTGCTGATCTACGGGGAGCTGCCGTCCGCAGATCAGCTCGAGACGTTCACCGACAAGATCCGTCGACACACCCTGCTGCACGAGGACCTCAAGCGGTTCTTCGACGGCTTCCCGCGCAATGCTCACCCGATGCCGGTGCTGTCGAGCGCAGTCAACGCGCTGTCGGCGTACTACCAGGATTCCCTGGACCCCAACGATCCGGCACAGGTCGAGCTGTCGACCATCCGCTTGCTGGCCAAGCTGCCGACGATCGCGGCATACGCCTACAAGAAGTCCGTCGGCCAGCCGTTCCTGTACCCGGACAACTCCAAGAGCCTGGTCGAGAACTTCCTGCGCCTGACGTTCGGCTTCCCGGCCGAGCCGTACGAGGTCGATCCCGAGATCGTCAAGGCACTCGACATGCTGCTCATCCTGCATGCCGACCACGAGCAGAACTGCTCCACCTCGACGGTGCGCCTCGTCGGATCCTCGCAGGCCAACCTGTTCACCTCGATCTCCGGCGGCATCAACGCGCTGTGGGGCCCGCTGCACGGCGGAGCCAACCAGGCCGTGCTCGAGATGCTCGACAAGATCAAGGCCGAGGGCGGCGACGCCACGGACTTCCTGCGTCGAGTGAAGAACAAGGAAGACGGCGTCAAGCTCATGGGCTTCGGACACCGGGTGTACAAGAACTTCGATCCGCGGGCGACGCTGGTCAAGGAAACTGCGCACACGATCCTCGGCAAGCTGGGTAACGGCGACGAGCTGCTCGAGATCGCCCTCAAGCTCGAAGAGACCGCTCTCACCGACGATTACTTCGTCGAGCGCAAGCTCTACCCCAACGTGGACTTCTACACCGGCCTGATCTACCGCGCGATGGGCTTCCCGCCGCGCATGTTCACGGTGTTGTTCGCGATGGGCCGTCTCCCCGGCTGGATCGCGCACTGGCGCGAGCAGAACGAGGACACGACCGGCAAGATCGGCCGTCCGCGCCAGATCTACACCGGCTACACCGAGCGCGACTACCAGGACGTCAGCTCCCGCTAG
- a CDS encoding citrate synthase 2: MAVQHVPEDFVSGLEGVVAFTSDIAEPDKDGGALRYRGVDIEELVAQNVTFGDVWALLVDGAFGRGLPPAEPFPLPIHTGDVRVDVQAGLAMLAPIWGYQPLLDIDDTTARDNLARASVMALSYVAQSARGIYQPAVPQTRIDQAATVTERFMVRWKGEPDPAHVAAIDAYWVSAAEHGMNASTFTARVIASTGADVAACLSGAIGAMSGPLHGGAPARVLPMIEQVERTGDARALITGILDRREKLMGFGHRVYRAEDPRARVLRATAKRLNAPRYEVAAALEQAALTELRERRPDRAIETNVEFWAAVILDFAEVPAHMMPAMFTCGRTAGWCAHILEQKRLGKLVRPAALYTGPEPRTPESVDGWELIR; encoded by the coding sequence ATGGCTGTTCAACACGTTCCCGAGGATTTCGTTTCCGGTCTCGAAGGTGTCGTCGCGTTCACCTCCGACATCGCCGAACCCGACAAGGACGGCGGCGCACTGCGCTACCGCGGCGTCGACATCGAAGAACTCGTCGCACAGAACGTCACCTTCGGCGACGTCTGGGCCCTGCTCGTCGACGGCGCATTCGGCCGCGGCCTCCCACCGGCCGAACCCTTCCCCCTCCCCATCCACACCGGAGACGTCCGCGTCGACGTCCAAGCCGGCCTGGCGATGCTCGCCCCCATCTGGGGCTACCAACCCCTGCTCGACATCGACGACACCACCGCCCGCGACAACCTCGCCCGCGCCTCGGTGATGGCCCTGTCCTACGTCGCCCAATCCGCCCGCGGTATCTACCAACCCGCCGTCCCCCAGACCCGCATCGACCAGGCCGCCACCGTCACCGAACGGTTCATGGTCCGCTGGAAAGGCGAACCCGACCCCGCCCACGTCGCCGCCATCGACGCCTACTGGGTCTCGGCCGCCGAACACGGCATGAACGCCTCCACCTTCACCGCCCGCGTCATCGCCTCCACCGGAGCCGACGTCGCCGCCTGCCTGTCCGGTGCCATCGGCGCCATGTCCGGACCCCTGCACGGCGGCGCACCCGCCCGCGTACTACCGATGATCGAACAAGTCGAGAGGACCGGCGACGCCCGCGCCCTGATCACCGGCATCCTGGACCGCAGGGAAAAGCTCATGGGCTTCGGGCACCGCGTCTACCGCGCCGAAGACCCCCGCGCACGCGTCCTGCGCGCTACCGCGAAAAGGTTGAACGCACCCCGCTACGAGGTCGCTGCCGCGCTCGAGCAGGCCGCGTTGACCGAACTGCGTGAACGCCGCCCCGACCGCGCCATCGAAACCAACGTCGAATTCTGGGCCGCAGTGATCCTCGACTTCGCCGAAGTACCCGCCCACATGATGCCCGCGATGTTCACCTGCGGACGTACCGCAGGCTGGTGCGCACACATTCTCGAGCAGAAGCGCCTCGGCAAGCTCGTTCGCCCGGCCGCCCTGTACACCGGCCCCGAACCCCGCACCCCCGAGTCCGTCGACGGCTGGGAACTGATCCGGTAG
- a CDS encoding aldose 1-epimerase family protein codes for MAVMADAQTYSLTSGKYRADIAAVGAGLRVLEYDGAALTETWEAGSKPPLSAGLVLAPWPNRTADGTFAFEGVEHRLEISEPSRNNASHGFVRKVAWTLVEHTDSRVEQSVDVGTHEGWPFSLTVTVVHELSADGLTVTASAKNTGDSAAPYGMGFHTYVRVGDVPLDECTLELSAGTRLPLDPVRNLPVGNSVPTADTEYDFREPRTLQGVQLDTPFSASLPDGDGRANHVLRGPDGTATVLWTDASFGWVQVFTADPANDQAYPDRGRALAIEPMTCPPDALNSEIDLIVLEPGQIWSGTWGMRYEK; via the coding sequence ATGGCGGTCATGGCTGACGCACAGACCTACTCGTTGACGAGCGGCAAGTATCGGGCAGACATCGCTGCCGTCGGAGCGGGCCTGCGGGTTCTCGAATACGACGGTGCCGCGCTCACCGAGACGTGGGAGGCGGGTTCGAAGCCGCCGCTGTCGGCGGGGCTCGTGTTGGCCCCGTGGCCCAACCGGACGGCCGACGGGACGTTCGCCTTCGAAGGCGTCGAACATCGGTTGGAGATCAGCGAGCCCTCACGCAACAACGCCAGTCACGGTTTCGTCCGAAAGGTGGCGTGGACTCTCGTCGAACACACCGACAGTCGCGTCGAGCAGAGCGTGGACGTCGGGACGCATGAGGGATGGCCGTTCTCGTTGACGGTGACGGTGGTGCACGAGCTGTCGGCGGACGGTCTCACCGTGACCGCGTCCGCGAAGAACACCGGTGATTCGGCCGCGCCGTACGGGATGGGTTTCCACACCTACGTCCGAGTGGGGGATGTGCCGCTCGACGAGTGCACGCTCGAGCTCTCCGCCGGGACACGGCTACCGCTCGATCCGGTGCGCAATCTGCCCGTGGGCAATTCGGTTCCGACGGCCGATACCGAGTACGACTTCCGGGAGCCGCGCACGCTGCAGGGCGTGCAGCTCGACACCCCGTTCAGTGCGTCGCTGCCCGACGGCGACGGCCGTGCGAACCATGTTCTGCGTGGCCCCGACGGCACTGCGACCGTCTTGTGGACCGACGCGAGCTTCGGCTGGGTGCAGGTGTTCACCGCCGATCCGGCCAACGATCAGGCCTATCCCGACCGAGGGCGGGCGTTGGCGATCGAACCGATGACGTGCCCACCCGATGCGTTGAACTCCGAGATCGATCTGATCGTGCTCGAACCGGGGCAAATCTGGTCGGGCACCTGGGGAATGAGGTACGAGAAGTGA
- a CDS encoding DUF2537 domain-containing protein gives MTGRDPGVRWTGLPIALISATLVAVALTAFGLELARIQPLLAIGLNIIVVAGAAPTVLRWIAVPVWRWAVYGASAGALLSFVALAALAF, from the coding sequence GTGACCGGTCGCGACCCGGGTGTTCGCTGGACCGGTCTTCCGATCGCCCTGATCTCGGCGACACTGGTGGCGGTGGCACTGACGGCATTCGGCCTGGAACTGGCCAGAATTCAACCGCTGCTCGCGATCGGCTTGAACATCATCGTCGTGGCAGGCGCAGCCCCGACGGTCCTGCGGTGGATCGCCGTCCCGGTCTGGCGCTGGGCCGTCTACGGTGCGAGTGCCGGTGCGCTACTGAGCTTCGTGGCACTGGCGGCCCTGGCCTTCTGA
- a CDS encoding carbohydrate kinase family protein, with protein MTILVCGEALVDLVPVHEGPLLSPKLGGGPFNVAVAIGRLGSPVAYLSRISRDPFGEQILASLRDAGVDISWVQRGDEPTTLAMTTLAEDGSAEYSFYADGTADRLVADPGDLPDEISVLSFGTLSLLYEPGASMYAGLLHRARAAGKLTMLDPNIRPAAIDSTSGDITADGFRDRFRSWLPSIDILKVSEDDSFWLGLGTQGTTVDDWLAAGVTAVVMTRGGDGISVFTATDEISVPGVAVDVVDTIGAGDTVHGALLSFLQKETIITSNAVKAMSKQDWQQALEFAAKAAAITVSRPGADPPWASEASRD; from the coding sequence GTGACGATTCTGGTGTGCGGCGAAGCGTTGGTGGACTTGGTCCCGGTGCACGAGGGGCCGCTGCTCTCGCCCAAGCTCGGCGGCGGACCGTTCAACGTCGCCGTCGCGATCGGTCGATTGGGTTCGCCCGTCGCGTATCTCTCACGGATATCGCGCGATCCCTTCGGGGAGCAGATCCTGGCGAGTCTGCGCGACGCAGGCGTCGACATCTCGTGGGTCCAGCGCGGCGACGAGCCGACCACCTTGGCGATGACCACTCTCGCCGAGGACGGCAGCGCCGAGTACTCGTTCTATGCCGACGGCACCGCCGATCGGCTCGTGGCCGATCCCGGCGATCTCCCGGACGAGATCAGTGTTCTCTCGTTCGGCACGTTGTCGTTGCTCTACGAGCCGGGTGCGTCGATGTACGCGGGATTGCTGCACCGGGCGCGGGCGGCGGGCAAGCTCACGATGCTCGACCCCAACATTCGCCCGGCCGCCATCGACAGCACCAGCGGCGACATCACCGCCGACGGTTTCCGTGACCGCTTCCGCTCGTGGTTGCCCAGCATCGACATCCTCAAGGTGTCCGAGGACGACTCGTTCTGGCTGGGGCTGGGGACGCAGGGGACAACCGTCGACGACTGGCTCGCGGCCGGGGTCACCGCTGTGGTCATGACCCGCGGCGGCGACGGCATCTCGGTCTTCACTGCAACCGACGAGATCTCGGTGCCGGGTGTGGCCGTCGATGTCGTCGACACGATCGGCGCTGGTGACACCGTGCACGGGGCTCTGCTGAGCTTTTTGCAGAAGGAGACCATTATCACATCGAACGCGGTGAAAGCGATGAGCAAGCAAGATTGGCAGCAAGCGCTCGAGTTCGCCGCGAAGGCAGCGGCAATCACGGTTTCGCGCCCCGGTGCCGACCCTCCCTGGGCGTCCGAGGCGTCGAGAGACTAG
- a CDS encoding MFS transporter: MRGILADTTPLKTPAYRRLWLANIVTVIGAQLSIVAVPQQVFQITLSSAYVGLTGVFALVPLIVFGLWGGALADVMDRRTLLMITTCGLIGTSALFWLQAFLDLNNVWIILVLLAVQQAFFAVNQPTRSAILPRILPAEQLPAANSLNMTVMNFGAIAGPLSAGILIYYIGLETLYLIDTIALFATLWAVIRLPGIPPAKSGQRAGLRSVFDGFAYLATQKVLLASFVVDIIAMVFGMPRALFPQIAHESFGDPASGGPVLGMLFAAMSAGAVVGGVFSGWLPRVRRQGLAVLICIVVWGVAMIGFGVAVGAATDGATAVALWFALAFLALGGGADMISAAFRSTMLQTVATDEMRGRLQGVFIVVVAGGPRIGDVLHGAAAASVGTAAAAAGGGVLVVIGVSIAALALPAFIRYRVGVVVNNGGHG, translated from the coding sequence TTGCGCGGCATTCTTGCCGATACGACACCGCTGAAGACTCCGGCCTACCGTCGGCTGTGGCTGGCGAACATCGTCACCGTCATCGGTGCCCAGCTCTCCATTGTTGCTGTGCCGCAACAGGTATTCCAGATCACGCTGAGCTCTGCCTACGTGGGCCTGACGGGTGTGTTCGCTCTGGTGCCGCTCATCGTGTTCGGTCTGTGGGGCGGCGCGCTGGCCGATGTGATGGACCGCCGCACCCTGCTGATGATCACCACGTGCGGTTTGATCGGAACATCTGCGCTGTTCTGGCTGCAGGCGTTTCTCGACCTGAACAATGTGTGGATCATCCTGGTGCTGTTGGCCGTTCAGCAAGCGTTCTTCGCAGTGAACCAGCCGACCCGCAGCGCCATTCTCCCGCGCATCCTGCCCGCCGAGCAGCTGCCCGCCGCGAACTCGCTGAACATGACGGTGATGAACTTCGGTGCGATCGCAGGCCCGCTCAGTGCAGGCATCCTGATCTACTACATCGGGCTCGAGACGCTGTATCTGATCGACACCATCGCACTGTTCGCCACGCTGTGGGCAGTGATCCGGCTGCCGGGGATTCCGCCGGCGAAGTCGGGTCAGCGAGCCGGATTGCGTTCGGTGTTCGACGGTTTCGCGTATCTCGCCACCCAGAAGGTGCTGCTGGCTTCGTTCGTCGTCGACATCATTGCCATGGTGTTCGGTATGCCCAGGGCACTCTTTCCGCAGATCGCGCACGAGAGCTTCGGTGATCCGGCGTCGGGCGGGCCGGTGCTGGGCATGTTGTTCGCGGCCATGTCCGCCGGGGCGGTGGTGGGCGGAGTGTTCTCCGGCTGGCTTCCACGAGTGCGCAGGCAAGGCCTGGCGGTGCTGATCTGCATCGTCGTGTGGGGCGTGGCGATGATCGGGTTCGGCGTCGCCGTCGGCGCGGCCACCGACGGGGCGACCGCCGTTGCCCTGTGGTTCGCGCTGGCGTTCCTGGCTCTGGGCGGCGGGGCCGACATGATCTCGGCGGCGTTCCGCAGCACGATGCTGCAGACGGTGGCGACCGACGAGATGCGCGGCCGATTGCAAGGTGTCTTCATCGTCGTCGTCGCGGGAGGGCCTCGCATCGGTGACGTGCTGCACGGTGCCGCAGCCGCATCGGTGGGGACAGCAGCCGCCGCAGCCGGCGGCGGCGTACTGGTCGTCATCGGTGTCTCGATCGCTGCGCTGGCGCTTCCGGCATTCATTCGCTACCGAGTGGGTGTGGTGGTGAACAATGGCGGTCATGGCTGA
- a CDS encoding rhomboid-like protein, whose protein sequence is MFRLLAFALRIRVTLVYCILAAAGTVALGQIGPHDRWHVLHAASTNLHNLTDGHLATLVTSVFLTEGRVNWLWLAGVAILFAVAEWISGWRRFLVTFSAGHIGATALVAVGLFIGIRVDWLADSLAMAVDVGVSYAAAAVAGSMIRYLPMPWRLGWAALWIAVVAVSGISNPSFTAVGHAVALSIGLGLGTLYLQRDVSMLRHKTIDATSADRVQPSPQLSTL, encoded by the coding sequence ATGTTCAGGCTCCTGGCATTCGCGCTGCGCATTCGCGTAACGCTGGTCTACTGCATCCTCGCGGCGGCAGGCACGGTAGCGCTCGGCCAGATCGGGCCGCACGACCGGTGGCACGTGCTGCACGCAGCGAGTACCAACCTGCACAATCTGACCGACGGCCATCTCGCCACCCTCGTCACGAGCGTCTTCCTCACCGAGGGTCGGGTGAACTGGCTGTGGCTCGCCGGAGTCGCAATCCTGTTCGCCGTCGCCGAATGGATATCCGGTTGGCGACGATTCCTGGTCACGTTCAGCGCCGGCCACATCGGCGCGACGGCTCTCGTTGCCGTCGGACTGTTCATCGGAATACGCGTCGATTGGTTGGCCGACTCACTGGCGATGGCAGTCGACGTCGGGGTCAGCTACGCAGCGGCAGCGGTGGCCGGATCCATGATTCGTTACCTGCCGATGCCGTGGCGGCTGGGCTGGGCCGCACTCTGGATCGCGGTCGTCGCCGTCAGCGGGATATCGAACCCGTCGTTCACTGCCGTCGGACACGCGGTCGCCCTGAGTATCGGCCTCGGCCTGGGCACGTTGTACTTACAGAGGGACGTATCGATGTTGCGTCACAAGACAATTGACGCAACATCGGCCGATCGAGTGCAGCCGAGCCCGCAGCTGTCTACTCTCTGA
- the pdxH gene encoding pyridoxamine 5'-phosphate oxidase encodes MYAGVASGFVSADEQRLAHMRVDYGEPDDLEVDALARGWFPLAQQWLADAVAADLPEPNAIVLGTVDEAGRPATRTVLCKGLDADGVVFYTNYDSDKGRALVVNPYASVTFPWIASARQLTVRGSVVKVDAETTETYWRTRPRGSQLGAWASEQSRAVGSREELAAKLAEVTATFDGVEVPVPPNWGGFRVEPETVEFWQGRTSRMHNRIRLTVASGVIERLQP; translated from the coding sequence ATGTACGCGGGAGTAGCGTCTGGGTTCGTGTCTGCAGATGAACAGCGCCTGGCGCACATGCGGGTCGACTACGGCGAGCCCGACGACCTCGAGGTCGACGCTCTGGCCCGCGGGTGGTTCCCACTGGCACAGCAGTGGTTGGCCGACGCGGTAGCGGCAGATCTACCCGAGCCCAACGCCATCGTGTTGGGGACCGTCGACGAGGCGGGCAGACCCGCGACTCGCACCGTGCTGTGCAAAGGTCTCGACGCCGACGGCGTGGTCTTCTACACCAACTACGACTCGGACAAGGGCCGCGCGCTCGTGGTGAATCCCTACGCGTCGGTGACCTTCCCGTGGATCGCGAGTGCCCGGCAGCTCACCGTGCGCGGCTCGGTGGTCAAGGTCGACGCCGAGACCACCGAAACCTATTGGCGCACCAGGCCGCGCGGCTCCCAGCTGGGGGCATGGGCATCCGAGCAGTCACGCGCTGTCGGCTCGCGGGAAGAGCTGGCCGCCAAGCTGGCCGAGGTCACCGCAACGTTCGACGGTGTCGAGGTACCGGTACCGCCGAACTGGGGCGGCTTTCGCGTCGAGCCGGAGACGGTCGAATTCTGGCAGGGCCGAACCAGCCGAATGCACAACAGGATTCGCCTGACGGTGGCAAGTGGTGTGATCGAGCGTCTGCAGCCGTGA
- a CDS encoding DUF6928 family protein, which translates to MDTPDPISVLREATTSDWNAATALVGRLYPHLTAVPLAQGPISTSAGVDDDHVFIGCYPGVTVVCGSNISVPTPSTLPESFTRPLASEHTYLVASDPQHAWGAFAYWERGEFRRSFSATPVYIYEDAGLPLVWERSFWAGEHPLIYPPGVMPDPQSLPFHPQEFAEAANSQWLGFRYTGAPHPGEFDPATLPVCGFTMYVPGQEPPPPNQQSRGSNGSSGQAPMPEASDQTAPRPKKRWFSRK; encoded by the coding sequence GTGGACACACCGGATCCGATTTCTGTCCTCCGAGAGGCAACCACCTCGGACTGGAATGCTGCGACGGCCCTCGTCGGTCGCCTGTACCCCCACCTGACCGCTGTGCCCCTCGCTCAGGGTCCGATATCGACATCGGCGGGTGTGGACGACGATCACGTCTTCATCGGCTGTTATCCGGGCGTGACCGTGGTGTGCGGGTCCAATATTTCGGTGCCGACACCGTCGACGCTTCCCGAATCCTTCACTCGCCCTCTGGCATCCGAGCACACCTATCTCGTCGCATCGGATCCCCAGCACGCGTGGGGCGCCTTCGCCTACTGGGAACGCGGTGAATTTCGTCGATCGTTCAGCGCCACTCCGGTGTACATCTACGAGGACGCAGGCCTACCGCTGGTGTGGGAGCGGTCGTTCTGGGCCGGTGAGCATCCGCTGATCTATCCCCCCGGAGTGATGCCGGATCCGCAGTCTCTGCCGTTTCACCCGCAGGAATTCGCCGAGGCCGCCAACTCCCAATGGCTCGGATTCCGCTACACCGGCGCTCCGCACCCCGGTGAATTCGATCCGGCCACACTGCCGGTCTGCGGCTTCACGATGTACGTTCCCGGGCAGGAGCCACCGCCGCCGAACCAGCAGAGCCGAGGCTCGAACGGTTCGAGTGGCCAGGCCCCCATGCCGGAGGCCTCGGACCAGACGGCACCGCGACCGAAGAAACGTTGGTTCTCGCGCAAATAG
- the sepH gene encoding septation protein SepH, protein MRDLHVVGLEADGKFVVCADPKTGDRFRLPADDKLRAASRGDIARLGQIEIEMDSLLRPKEIQARIRSGATIEQVAADSGMAVSRVEVFAHPVLLERSQAASMAQAGHPLRHDGPAVQTLLDIVTLAFRARGHNLDDAEWDAWRDEDNKWVAQLKWQAGRTTNKAHWQFLPDGHGGTIAPLDDTAHELIDPDFGRQLRGLAPVRALAPASADDEASQQSFDEYYGTTSDSELDAETVEIEADETPAPEVDQPREPVARDPKPAPKAAPGHGGKDKRGKPAMPSWEDVLLGVRSSGHN, encoded by the coding sequence GTGCGAGACTTACACGTGGTGGGTCTCGAGGCCGACGGAAAGTTCGTCGTGTGCGCAGATCCCAAGACCGGCGACAGATTCCGGCTTCCGGCCGACGACAAACTCCGCGCGGCCTCACGCGGCGACATCGCTCGACTAGGACAGATTGAGATCGAAATGGACAGCTTGCTTCGGCCGAAGGAAATCCAGGCTCGAATTCGGAGTGGAGCGACCATCGAACAGGTCGCCGCCGATTCCGGAATGGCCGTCAGCCGCGTCGAGGTGTTCGCTCACCCCGTTCTGCTCGAACGCTCGCAGGCCGCGTCGATGGCTCAGGCCGGGCATCCGCTGCGCCACGACGGACCCGCCGTTCAGACTCTGCTCGACATCGTCACCCTTGCCTTCCGCGCTCGTGGCCACAATCTCGACGACGCCGAGTGGGACGCATGGCGCGACGAGGACAACAAGTGGGTCGCACAGCTGAAGTGGCAGGCGGGACGCACCACCAACAAGGCGCACTGGCAGTTCCTGCCCGACGGACACGGCGGAACCATCGCGCCGCTCGACGACACCGCACACGAACTGATCGACCCCGACTTCGGTCGTCAGCTACGGGGCCTCGCTCCGGTACGCGCCCTCGCGCCCGCATCGGCAGACGACGAGGCCTCGCAGCAGAGCTTCGACGAGTACTACGGAACCACCTCGGACAGCGAACTCGATGCCGAGACGGTCGAGATCGAGGCCGACGAGACCCCGGCCCCCGAAGTCGATCAGCCGCGCGAGCCGGTGGCCAGAGACCCCAAGCCCGCGCCCAAAGCTGCACCCGGTCACGGCGGCAAGGACAAACGCGGCAAACCAGCCATGCCGTCCTGGGAAGACGTCCTGCTCGGCGTCCGTAGCAGCGGTCACAACTGA
- the serC gene encoding phosphoserine transaminase codes for MADLPIIPADLLPADGRFGCGPSKVRPEQLQSLVDVGASVFGTSHRQKPVKDVVGRVRSGLKDLFSLPEGYQVVLGNGGTTAFWDAAAFGLIREKSLHLTNGEFSSKFASVAKNNPFIGDPIVVKAEPGSAPEPTSDPSVDLIGWAHNETSTGVAIPVSRPAGSENALVAIDATSGAGGLPVNVADSDVYYFAPQKCFAADGGLWVALMSPAALARVDEIASSGRWVPDFLSLPIAVDNSSKDQTYNTPAVATLLLFADQIEWLNSQGGLDWATKRTADSSSRLYDWAEKSEFATPFVTNPDHRSQVVGTIDFDEKVDAAQVAKILRANGVVDTEPYRKLGRNQLRVGMFPAIEPDDITALTKSIDWVVSTLS; via the coding sequence ATGGCCGATTTGCCGATCATTCCCGCCGATCTCCTGCCCGCCGACGGACGCTTCGGTTGCGGCCCGTCCAAGGTTCGCCCCGAGCAGCTGCAATCCCTGGTCGACGTCGGCGCGTCCGTGTTCGGCACCAGCCACCGACAGAAGCCCGTCAAGGACGTCGTCGGACGCGTACGCAGTGGCTTGAAAGATCTGTTCTCGCTCCCCGAGGGCTACCAGGTGGTGCTCGGCAACGGTGGCACCACCGCGTTCTGGGACGCCGCTGCGTTCGGCCTCATTCGCGAGAAGTCGCTGCACCTCACCAACGGCGAGTTCAGCTCGAAGTTCGCCTCGGTGGCCAAGAACAACCCCTTCATCGGCGATCCCATCGTCGTCAAGGCCGAGCCGGGCAGTGCACCCGAGCCCACCTCCGACCCGTCCGTCGACCTCATCGGTTGGGCACACAACGAGACGTCCACGGGCGTGGCTATTCCGGTCAGCCGTCCGGCCGGCTCGGAGAACGCCCTCGTCGCGATCGACGCCACCTCCGGTGCGGGCGGTCTTCCGGTGAACGTCGCCGATTCCGACGTCTACTACTTCGCGCCGCAGAAATGCTTCGCCGCCGACGGTGGGCTGTGGGTCGCGCTGATGAGCCCGGCCGCGCTCGCCCGCGTCGACGAGATCGCCTCCAGCGGCCGTTGGGTACCGGACTTCCTGTCTCTGCCGATCGCCGTCGACAACAGCAGCAAGGACCAGACGTACAACACCCCGGCGGTGGCGACACTGCTGCTGTTCGCCGATCAGATCGAATGGCTCAACTCGCAGGGCGGCCTGGATTGGGCCACCAAGCGCACCGCCGATTCCTCCTCGCGCCTGTACGACTGGGCCGAGAAGAGCGAGTTCGCAACGCCGTTCGTGACCAACCCGGATCACCGCAGCCAGGTTGTCGGAACCATCGACTTCGACGAGAAGGTCGACGCAGCCCAGGTTGCCAAGATCTTGCGCGCCAACGGCGTCGTCGACACCGAGCCGTACCGCAAACTCGGCCGCAACCAGTTGCGTGTCGGTATGTTCCCGGCCATCGAGCCGGACGACATCACCGCGCTGACGAAGAGCATCGACTGGGTCGTCTCCACCCTGAGCTGA